In a single window of the Diospyros lotus cultivar Yz01 chromosome 10, ASM1463336v1, whole genome shotgun sequence genome:
- the LOC127810896 gene encoding pirin-like protein isoform X1, producing MGAVVKEPRLVVRKFLARPQHEGVGAIVRRSIGRFELKYFDPFLALDEFSISAPGGFPDHPHRGFETVTYMLQGAVTHEDFEGHKGTIGAGDLQWMTAGRGIVHSEMPAGPGTQKGLQLWINLCSKYKMIEPRYQEIASKDIAEAAKEGVKVRVIAGEALGIRSPVHTATPTMYLDFTLKPGAHLEHPIPIAWNAFVYVLEGEGIFGNSKSVAVGPHHLALLSSGGDGVEVWNRGLKPLRFVLVGGQPLGEPVMQYGPFVMNTQEEIDQTIEDFEGCTNGFEKARHWRSEATLALEY from the exons ATGGGTGCTGTAGTGAAGGAACCTCGCCTTGTGGTGAGAAAGTTCCTGGCCAGGCCCCAGCATGAAGGCGTTGGAGCCATTGTTAGAAGAAGTATTGGAAG GTTTGAATTGAAGTACTTTGATCCCTTTCTTGCTCTCGACGAATTCTCAA TTTCTGCTCCTGGTGGGTTTCCTGATCATCCACACAGAG GATTTGAAACAGTCACCTACATGTTGCAG GGTGCTGTAACACATGAAGATTTTGAGGGGCACAAAGGCACCATAGGAGCGGGTGATTTGCAATGGATGACTGCTGGAAGAGGGATCGTCCACTCTGAAATGCCGGCTGGCCCGGGAACCCAAAAAGGCCTGCAGCTTTGGATCAACCTTTGCTCCAAATACAAAAT GATAGAGCCAAGGTATCAAGAAATAGCCAGCAAGGACATTGCAGAAGCAGCGAAAGAAGGAGTCAAGGTCAGAGTAATAGCTGGTGAAGCATTGGGAATCAGATCACCAGTCCATACCGCAACACCAACCATGTACTTGGACTTCACCCTCAAGCCAGGGGCTCATCTTGAGCACCCAATACCCATTGCATGGAATGCATTTGTGTATGTGTTGGAGGGTGAGGGCATATTTGGAAACTCCAAATCCGTGGCTGTGGGGCCCCACCATCTGGCCCTGTTGAGCAGTGGGGGGGATGGTGTTGAAGTGTGGAACAGAGGGTTGAAGCCCCTTAGGTTTGTGCTGGTTGGGGGGCAGCCCTTGGGTGAGCCTGTGATGCAGTATGGCCCCTTTGTGATGAACACTCAGGAGGAGATTGACCAGACCATTGAGGATTTTGAGGGTTGCACCAATGGGTTTGAGAAAGCTAGGCATTGGAGGTCTGAGGCCACACTTGCTCTTGAGTATTAG
- the LOC127810896 gene encoding pirin-like protein isoform X2, with protein MKALEPLLEEVLEVSAPGGFPDHPHRGFETVTYMLQGAVTHEDFEGHKGTIGAGDLQWMTAGRGIVHSEMPAGPGTQKGLQLWINLCSKYKMIEPRYQEIASKDIAEAAKEGVKVRVIAGEALGIRSPVHTATPTMYLDFTLKPGAHLEHPIPIAWNAFVYVLEGEGIFGNSKSVAVGPHHLALLSSGGDGVEVWNRGLKPLRFVLVGGQPLGEPVMQYGPFVMNTQEEIDQTIEDFEGCTNGFEKARHWRSEATLALEY; from the exons ATGAAGGCGTTGGAGCCATTGTTAGAAGAAGTATTGGAAG TTTCTGCTCCTGGTGGGTTTCCTGATCATCCACACAGAG GATTTGAAACAGTCACCTACATGTTGCAG GGTGCTGTAACACATGAAGATTTTGAGGGGCACAAAGGCACCATAGGAGCGGGTGATTTGCAATGGATGACTGCTGGAAGAGGGATCGTCCACTCTGAAATGCCGGCTGGCCCGGGAACCCAAAAAGGCCTGCAGCTTTGGATCAACCTTTGCTCCAAATACAAAAT GATAGAGCCAAGGTATCAAGAAATAGCCAGCAAGGACATTGCAGAAGCAGCGAAAGAAGGAGTCAAGGTCAGAGTAATAGCTGGTGAAGCATTGGGAATCAGATCACCAGTCCATACCGCAACACCAACCATGTACTTGGACTTCACCCTCAAGCCAGGGGCTCATCTTGAGCACCCAATACCCATTGCATGGAATGCATTTGTGTATGTGTTGGAGGGTGAGGGCATATTTGGAAACTCCAAATCCGTGGCTGTGGGGCCCCACCATCTGGCCCTGTTGAGCAGTGGGGGGGATGGTGTTGAAGTGTGGAACAGAGGGTTGAAGCCCCTTAGGTTTGTGCTGGTTGGGGGGCAGCCCTTGGGTGAGCCTGTGATGCAGTATGGCCCCTTTGTGATGAACACTCAGGAGGAGATTGACCAGACCATTGAGGATTTTGAGGGTTGCACCAATGGGTTTGAGAAAGCTAGGCATTGGAGGTCTGAGGCCACACTTGCTCTTGAGTATTAG